Below is a genomic region from Brassica oleracea var. oleracea cultivar TO1000 chromosome C9, BOL, whole genome shotgun sequence.
AAATGACGTCGTTTCTTGGGAATTTAAATTGTCTTCGGTAGTACCAGAACAGTTACAAAACATTGACCACGTCGTTGGACGGAAATTTTAATTTTATCTTCCGGTAATAACAGTTTAGATAACATTGACGCGGCGTCGTTTTAGCGAATGATGGTAATAACAGTTATACAACACTTAAACGAACGACAGCGTTTGGAATTTTTTTTAAAATTTTATTTTTAATTTTATTTTTTCTTCGTCTCTCCAATGGTGTGATCCCTATTCTCAAGCAGCTCTATCAGAAGACCGTTTTTTTCGCAGAGTCTCATGTAATCATCGTCTTCTCTGTCTCTCTCTCCGCCTCTGGTTTTGATTCTACCTTTCGAAGTTTTTCGAGAGAGGTCCTTTTTAAGATCTCCCTCATGGTTAGTATCCGCTTGGCGTTTGAATTTGCTTCTTTAGGTAACTTTCCATTTTCTTTTTTTATCTCTTTCCTTTTCCTTACCCAACAAGTTAGGGTTTTCAAGAACATCAGATCTTTATCTGAAACCCACAACTGGAATCATGATCTCTGGTTATGAATGTATGAACCCATTGGATCATCCTCTACTTATAGAGATTGTGTGTTATTAACAGGATGGGAAGGGTAAAACTGAAGATAAAGAAGTTAGAGAACACAAACGGACGCCAAGCAACGTTTGCTAAAAGGAAAAATGGGATCTTGAAAAAGGCTAATGAGCTATCTATTCTTTGTGACATTGATCTTATTCTTCTTATGTTCTCTCCTGGCGGCAAACCCTCGCTATGTTGCGGTAGACGGAGGTAATGTTGTCGTGTTTTTGTTGTCTGATTGTTAAGGTTTGTTGATTTGCTTTGTGTTTTTTTTTTTTTTTGTTTTCAGTAGCATTGAAGAGGTGATTGCTAAGTTTTCTCAAGTAACACCGGAGGAAAGAACAAAAAAGTTTGTCATCTGTTTATCTTTCTTTCTTTCTTTCTTTCTTTAGATTCTTATCGATATGTTTCTTTCGTCGCTGCTCACTTGTTTGTTTCCTGTTTTACTTTTGCATTTTGAAACACAGAAAGGTTGAGAGTCTTGAAGTAAGTTGTTTCACACTATCAAGTTTGGTTCCAATTCTTGAATGCTTTTTGTTTGGTCACTGATTCAACTGTGTGTGTGTTTTGAAAGCTCAGACCTTGAAGAAAACGTTCTTAAAGTTGGATCACACTGTAAATATACGAGAACTTATAGCCTCGAGGTGAGTAGGAGAAGACAGTTTATCAACACTACAAGAAAACTTCATACTCCTCTCTATATGAACTTTAACTTCTTCTTTTTTGGCTTCTCTGGTTTCAGTAATTCAACAACAGAGGTAATTCACTTTAAAACTCTTTTTTTTTTTACTTTTTCTCGCTTCTGTGAAAGATTTGCTGAAGCCTAGAACTTAATAAAACAGCGTTTTTCTCAGGACTTGAGTACTCAAGCAAGTATCCTGCAAGCTAGGATATCTGAGATACATGGAAGATTAAGGTAAGAAAAAGTTCTTTCTGAAGTTGATGATTATTTGTTGTTAGTACTTTATATTTGATACACTGTCTGTAGTTATTGGACAGAACTCGATAAGATAAACAACGTTGACCACTTGGGACAGCTTGAAATTTCCGTCAGGCAGTCCCTTGATCAATTGCGTGCGCATAAGGTATCATTTGCTCTTAAAAAGAAACCTTCTCAACTTCACTTCATCTGCAAAAAAAAAAAAAACTCAAAAACTTTTGGTTGATGATAGGAACATTTGGGACAGCAGCAGCAACAAGCAATGCAACTCGAAAACGCAAACTTTGTTAAAGATTGGTCTACCTGCTCGGTAATTTACTCAAATGATTCTTCTTCTTCTTTTCATCTCTCACTCAAAACAATCTGAATCATTCAATCCCTGACTTTCAGTTGCAAGATGGGATTGAGATTCCTTTAGAACAACAGCTTCAATCCATGTCATGGATACTTAATAGCGACAACACAACCAACATTATCACCGAGGAACACAATCCAATCCCAAAACGGTTAGTTAGTTAGTTAGTTAGTTAGTTAAAGCTCTTCACATTTTTCTTCTTAGACTAATACTACTGAATCATCATTTTCGTATTTAACTCTAAAGGGAAGTGGAGTGCTCTGCGAGTTCTTCATTTGGGAGCTATCCAGGCTACTTTGGAACAGGGAAATCTTCAGAAACAAGCTTTCTTGATGAACTAAACACTACCAACGGAGACATCAAACCGCAGCTATGCACTAATAATAACATTATCCCATACAATTCCAATATTATGCAGAATGATATTAAGCACCACCAAACGTATCCTCCTCCTCTTCCTCATCCTCCGGTTTTTAACCTTCCATCGAACCAGAGAGAGTATCATATGAATGGATTCTTCGAAGCACCACCACAACCAAATGGAACTTCTACTTACAACAACAACAACCACAACCAGGCAAGGTTTGGTTCTAGCAGCAGCTCCTTGCCTTGCTCAATCTCCATGTTGGACGAATACTTGTTTTCTCAGGTAAAGAAAACAAGAAAGAGACATTCTTTCTTCTCTCAACGATCTAACACATTTTTGTTTCCTTACTTCAATAGATGCAGCAACCGAACTGAGAGAGAGAGATTTGATGAATGATGATAGAGAACATCTCAATGAAGAAGTCACCAATTTTTTTTTTGTTCAGAAGCAGCAAGAACTAAAACAAAGCACTTGCAGGTTTCTGAATTGGTTCCAAGAAGAAGCAAAATGAACTCTGGTAGATTGCAACCCCCACACAATACGCTGTTATATCTTCAATAGATGTTTTTGTGTTGATTTTTTTTATCCGGCAGATATGTTTTAGTGTGTGTATGTGTCTTTGGAGGCTGTCAAAGTAACGCCATGACGGCCAAAGATGATGAGAAAACTCTCTATTCTTCTTCCCTTCCCTACAAAACTATAGCTGTATCTTTCTTTTCTTTTTTCATTCTTTGTAATACAAAAACAAACAATGTTTATTAATTAATTTAAACAAGAAGCATTTATATGTACATATAGCTTTGTCTTGTGCATTGCATCTTCTGTGAAGCTTCTGAAGGTCTCAGCCAATTCTATTTGTATTCGCTTATATTTATCTTGCAAGACACATTCAGAAGCATCTGTAGGCTGGGCAAAATGCCGACCTGAAATCCGAACCCGAGCTGAAAGGCTCGAATCCAAACTTGATACGATCTGAAAAACAGTAAAACTAGCCATGTGCATTCGATTCCGGTTTTCGGGTTCTACAGGTTTAGGATCCGTTCGAGTATTTAGAAAATTTAATTCGGTTCGGTTCAGTTTTTCGGTTCTCGGTTTTGGTTCAGGTAACAAAGTTAGGAATTGACTAATATCTGAGATAATTACAGATCTCATTCGGTTCTGATTTTTTGGTTAATTCGGGTTAAAAAGTCATAAAATTTGGGGATTTTGGATTAAATATCAGATTTTCCGAGTTTTTGGGATCACCCAGATAATTGTAATTTTTTTTGGACAAAAAGTATTCTGGTAATTTATTTTTGTGGATATTTCGGTTTATAAATAGTATTCTTAAATTATTTGATTATTTTAAACTAAATATAGTTAATATTCCTAAGTATCCCCTATATATTATTTGTGAAACATTACAACTTCTTTTTAT
It encodes:
- the LOC106318529 gene encoding agamous-like MADS-box protein AGL14 isoform X1, with the protein product MGRVKLKIKKLENTNGRQATFAKRKNGILKKANELSILCDIDLILLMFSPGGKPSLCCGRRSSIEEVIAKFSQVTPEERTKKKVESLETLKKTFLKLDHTVNIRELIASSNSTTERFSQDLSTQASILQARISEIHGRLSYWTELDKINNVDHLGQLEISVRQSLDQLRAHKEHLGQQQQQAMQLENANFVKDWSTCSLQDGIEIPLEQQLQSMSWILNSDNTTNIITEEHNPIPKREVECSASSSFGSYPGYFGTGKSSETSFLDELNTTNGDIKPQLCTNNNIIPYNSNIMQNDIKHHQTYPPPLPHPPVFNLPSNQREYHMNGFFEAPPQPNGTSTYNNNNHNQARFGSSSSSLPCSISMLDEYLFSQMQQPN
- the LOC106318529 gene encoding agamous-like MADS-box protein AGL14 isoform X2, producing MGRVKLKIKKLENTNGRQATFAKRKNGILKKANELSILCDIDLILLMFSPGGKPSLCCGRRSSIEEVIAKFSQVTPEERTKKKVESLETLKKTFLKLDHTVNIRELIASSNSTTERFSQDLSTQASILQARISEIHGRLSYWTELDKINNVDHLGQLEISVRQSLDQLRAHKEHLGQQQQQAMQLENANFVKDWSTCSLQDGIEIPLEQQLQSMSWILNSDNTTNIITEEHNPIPKREVECSASSSFGSYPGYFGTGKSSETSFLDELNTTNGDIKPQLCTNNNIIPYNSNIMQNDIKHHQTYPPPLPHPPVFNLPSNQREYHMNGFFEAPPQPNGTSTYNNNNHNQARFGSSSSSLPCSISMLDEYLFSQQPN
- the LOC106318529 gene encoding agamous-like MADS-box protein AGL14 isoform X3; the protein is MGRVKLKIKKLENTNGRQATFAKRKNGILKKANELSILCDIDLILLMFSPGGKPSLCCGRRSSIEEVIAKFSQVTPEERTKKKVESLETLKKTFLKLDHTVNIRELIASSNSTTEDLSTQASILQARISEIHGRLSYWTELDKINNVDHLGQLEISVRQSLDQLRAHKEHLGQQQQQAMQLENANFVKDWSTCSLQDGIEIPLEQQLQSMSWILNSDNTTNIITEEHNPIPKREVECSASSSFGSYPGYFGTGKSSETSFLDELNTTNGDIKPQLCTNNNIIPYNSNIMQNDIKHHQTYPPPLPHPPVFNLPSNQREYHMNGFFEAPPQPNGTSTYNNNNHNQARFGSSSSSLPCSISMLDEYLFSQMQQPN